In Tachysurus vachellii isolate PV-2020 chromosome 1, HZAU_Pvac_v1, whole genome shotgun sequence, a genomic segment contains:
- the dot1l gene encoding histone-lysine N-methyltransferase, H3 lysine-79 specific isoform X1 yields MGEKLELKLKSPVGAEAAGYPWPLPVYDKHHDAAHEIIETIRWVCEEIPDLKLAMENYVLIDYDTKSFESMQRLCDKYNRAIDSIHQLWKGTTQPMKLNKRPSNGLLRHILQQVYNHSVTDPEKLNNYEPFSPEVYGETSFDLVAQIIDEIEMMEEDTFVDLGSGVGQVVLQVAAATNCKHYYGVEKAEIPATYAEAMDREFKRWMKWYGKKHGEYTLERGDFLSEDWKERIANTSVIFVNNFAFGPEVDHQLKERFANMKEGGKIVSSKPFAPLNFRINSRNLSDIGTIMRVVELSPLRGSVSWTGKPVSYYLHTIDRTILENYFSSLKNPKLREEQEAVKRRQQKENKDSKSSSTTPTKPKEHKESCGEEETSGVLVPIKSSPKPRRAKLLAKGRKLGNRKRGRPKKSIMAAATERKTKKSQSALDLLHAKTVSAAPPQDAYKSPQSPYYQLPPKVQHYTPGQLLLSNMPVGLQTLLDNFKVQYMQFLTHMKTPQYHTNLQQVLEKERLRHTELSAQAQCLMNACHTHKERIRDLFQAKLEELGVKAVTVEDLVQAQKEIMAHNMQLKEQTKQLERDMAELKDQSRLLLKARCEELKLDWGSLCLETLLKEKAALRRQISEKQRHCLELQISIVELEKSQRQQELLQLKSSYSPCKDSPYRKSIPSLEPRPPTDTNTPKLAEMNGLSPELSINGTASPSYERGGGINCFNGKNDLLSHYLPISPEHEIVPPTPEPRSRPLGQPLPDYTRFSPAKIALRRHLNQDSTIGQARALGTIHRGDVGIVSSPTLKQGCASPSTAENQQPNALKSVERANKDKIPAGAGDNITSLPISIPLSTVHPSKLPVSIPLASVVLPSRAERLRNTPSPMSSREQSAGPSSNSKQPLTPNSGLVNGSHSAMCDQDCNSMSPIPHSNPMLGLQSRGSGSSPLLSTGGVLQYADRPSRLPDEGHQHHGLESDPEILDSEARRHMFFSSSSSSSSSSSSAGGSGQPHGSAKQGKHHSSHHHHHRSPGSHGSEGRKRGRRKRSSSSLVPASSSPKKRSFSGINYSSGSPLNINTMVNNINQPLEISAISSPEQAGGSPCETDLDQPPVLKRERPLEINGSNRDLSTPSSEDEETGYPADSSSLRIERKIATISRESRDGERGSQGRKSGASSVNSDVSSSSSKWKSTFSPISDPKPTPPDLRQSHSPFCGAMSCGPDSDSEQKPQKRADRERSEHYSNSKPFLGLDKAREAFPKQKPREWEALSGLSQNLFISAAAGGGLLCGKVGRATAVSSASSVGQYFPLSGPSVLQSIFGTQTPNPATSGPPRLVNGHSVLGSFSSAGLAGGAAGGIFHHMTPSVSSQQSAPPSSQHSHSSSQQRNLDSKAGALYLAQYGRTQTVLHAPSPPVLSLPPPPPLLNTSSSSAPLQPSPPCSERKQSVSLQTLHLLPSSSSSPSSAPVTCITTTPAASSLSRPFTLQYQPSASSGGGSSSGLVSSWRTLGMQVPYNARPR; encoded by the exons CGGAGAGACGTCGTTCGATCTGGTGGCTCAGATCATTGACGAGATTGAGATGATGGAGGAGGACACTTTTGTGGACCTGGGCAGCG GTGTGGGGCAGGTGGTCCTGCAGGTCGCCGCCGCTACCAACTGTAAGCACTACTATGGTGTAGAGAAGGCCGAGATTCCAGCCACGTACGCAGAG GCAATGGACAGGGAATTCAAGCGCTGGATGAAGTGGTATGGGAAAAAGCATGGCGAGTATACA ctgGAGCGAGGAGACTTTCTGTCAGAAGACTGGAAGGAAAGGATAGCAAACACAAG tgttatttttgtaaataacttTGCCTTTGGTCCAGAGGTGGATCACCAGCTGAAGGAACGCTTTGCCAACATGAAGGAAG GTGGAAAAATTGTATCCTCAAAACCTTTTGCACCTCTCAATTTTAGAATCAACAGTCGAAACTTGAGCG ATATTGGCACAATAATGCGTGTTGTTGAACTTTCTCCATTGAGAGGCTCTGTGTCTTGGACAGGGAAGCCAGTTTCCTACTATCTGCATACAATAGACCGTACCATA CTTGAAAACTATTTTTCTAGTCTTAAAAATCCTAAACTCAGG GAGGAGCAGGAAGCAGTGAAACGGCGTCAACAGAAGGAGAACAAGGACAGTAAAAGCAGCAGCACCACCCCAACCAAGCCAAAGGAGCACAAG GAGTCATGTGGTGAAGAGGAAACCTCGGGAGTCCTGGTACCAATCAAGTCGTCACCTAAACCACGTCGTGCCAAGCTGCTTGCCAAGGGCCGCAAGCTGGGCAACAGGAAACGCGGGCGGCCCAAGAAGTCCATCATGGCAGCAGCCACTGAACGCAAGACCAAGAAGAGTCAGAGCGCCTTAGACCTTCTTCATGCCAAGACCGTCTCAGCAGCGCCCCCTCAGG ATGCATACAAATCGCCTCAAAGCCCCTACTACCAGCTACCTCCTAAAGTTCAACATTACACACCTGGCCAGCTGCTGCTCAGCAACATGCCTGTGGGCCTGCAGACTTTGCTGG ATAATTTCAAAGTCCAGTACATGCAGTTCTTGACCCATATGAAGACACCACAGTACCACACAAACCTGCAGCAGGTTCTGGAGAAAGAGAGG CTCAGACACACTGAACTGTCCGCTCAAGCCCAGTGTCTGATGAACGCCTGTCACACTCACAAGGAGAGGATCCGGGACCTTTTCCAGGCCAAACTAGAAGAG CTGGGAGTAAAGGCAGTGACCGTAGAGGACCTGGTGCAGGCTCAGAAAGAGATCATGGCCCATAATATgcagctgaaagaacaaacCAAGCAGTTGGAAAGAGACATGGCTGAGCTTAAAGACCAGAGCCGGCTACTG CTAAAGGCTCGCTGCGAGGAGCTGAAACTGGACTGGGGGTCGTTGTGTCTTGAGACACTATTAAAGGAAAAGGCTGCTCTGCGTAGACAGATCTCTGAGAAACAGCGCCACTGTCTAGAACTTCAG ATTAGTATTGTGGAGTTGGAGAAAAGCCAAAGACAGCAGGAGCTACTACAGCTCAAGTCCTCCTATAGCCCATGCAAAGACTCGCCATACCGCAAGAGCATTCCTAGTCTAGAGCCCCGTCCCCCAACAGACACCAACACCCCCAAACTGGCCGAAATGAACGGCCTTAGCCCCGAGTTGTCCATCAACGGCACGGCATCTCCTAGCTACGAGCGTGGAGGCGGCATCAACTGCTTCAATGGCAAGAACGATCTGCTCTCCCACTACCTGCCAATCTCCCCCGAACATGAGATTGTGCCACCCACTCCAGAGCCTCGAAGTAGGCCTCTAGGACAGCCCCTGCCTGACTACACACGCTTTTCTCCAGCTAAGATCGCACTGCGCAGGCACCTCAACCAGGACTCCACTATAGGCCAGGCCAGGGCGCTCGGCACCATCCACAG GGGCGACGTTGGCATCGTGTCATCTCCAACCTTAAAACAGGGCTGTGCCTCACCAAGCACAGCTGAAAATCAACAACCAAATGCACTCAAGAGTGTAGAgagg GCGAATAAGGATAAGATCCCAGCTGGAGCAGGTGACAACATAACCAGTCTCCCAATCAGCATCCCTCTCAGTACTGTACACCCCAGCAAACTTCCTGTCAGCATCCCACTGGCCAGCGTGGTGCTGCCCAGTCGTGCCGAGagactg AGGAATACTCCCAGTCCTATGTCTAGTAGGGAGCAGTCAGCAGGGCCAAGCAGCAACAGCAAGCAACCTCTGACACCTAACTCAG GATTGGTGAACGGCTCCCACTCTGCTATGTGTGATCAAGACTGCAACTCCATGTCTCCTATACCCCATAGCAACCCTATGCTGGGTCTTCAGTCACGTGGGTCTGGCTCCAGCCCTCTGCTGAGCACAGGCGGAGTGCTGCAATATGCAGACAGACCCTCCCGTCTTCCTGACGAGGGCCACCAGCATCATGGCCTTGAATCTGATCCCGAGATCCTAGACAGCGAGGCTCGCCGCCACatgttcttctcttcctcttcgtcttcgtcttcatcctcctcctctgccGGAGGCTCAGGCCAACCTCACGGATCAGCCAAGCAGGGAAAGCATCACAGCagtcatcaccaccaccatcgcTCACCAGGCTCTCACGGGTCGGAAGGGCGCAAGAGAGGACGCCGGAAACGCAGCTCCTCTAGCCTCGTTCCAGCAAGTAGTTCCCCTAAAAAACGATCGTTCTCCGGGATTAACTACTCCTCGGGTTCCCCACTTAACATAAACACCATG GTGAACAACATTAATCAGCCTCTGGAGATCTCAGCCATATCCTCTCCAGAGCAGGCAGGCGGCAGTCCATGTGAGACGGACCTGGACCAGCCACCAGTACTGAAGCGAGAACGCCCGCTGGAGATTAATGGCTCCAACCGTGACTTATCCACCCCTAGCTCAGAGGACGAGGAGACTGGATATCCAGCAGACAGTAGCTCCTTACG aatTGAAAGGAAAATTGCAACAATTTCTCGGGAGAGCAGAGACGGTGAGAGGG GTTCACAGGGCCGTAAATCAGGGGCCAGTAGCGTGAACAGTGACGTCTCTTCTTCTTCCAGCAAGTGGAAGTCTACCTTCTCACCCATCTCCGACCCCAAGCCTACTCCTCCAGACCTCCGGCAGAGCCACTCCCCTTTCTGTGGGGCGATGTCTTGTGGCCCAGACTCCGACTCTGAGCAGAAACCGCAAAAGCGAGCAGATCGAGAACGCAGTGAGCATTACAGCAACTCTAAACCCTTTCTAGGTCTGGACAAAGCACGGGAAGCCTTTCCCAAGCAAAAGCCTCGCGAGTGGGAGGCTCTCAGTGGTCTGAGCCAGAACCTCTTCATCTCTGCTGCAGCTGGTGGAGGTCTCCTGTGTGGAAAAGTGGGTAGAGCCACTGCAGTTTCTTCTGCGTCCTCTGTGGGACAGTATTTTCCTCTGAGCGGCCCCTCCGTCTTACAGTCCATATTCGGCACGCAGACTCCTAACCCGGCCACCAGCGGACCTCCACGATTGGTTAACGGTCACTCTGTTCTGGGCAGCTTTTCTAGTGCTGGACTGGCAGGAGGCGCTGCGGGAG GGATTTTTCACCACATGACGCCTTCAGTATCCTCTCAACAGTCTGCGCCCCCCAGTTCGCAGCACAGCCACTCTTCCTCACAGCAGAGGAATCTGGACTCCAAAGCCGGGGCCTTGTACCTGGCCCAATATGGCCGCACACAGACTGTCCTGCACGCTCCCTCCCCTCCTGTGCTTTCCCTGCCTCCCCCTCCTCCCCTTCTcaacacctcctcctcctctgctccTCTCCAGCCTTCCCCTCCATGCTCGGAGAGGAAGCAATCGGTTTCCCTCCAAACCCTACATCTGctcccctcctcctcttcatccccCTCTTCTGCTCCTGTCACTTGCATCACAACCACTCCTGCTGCCTCCTCATTGTCGCGGCCCTTTACACTTCAGTACCAGCCTTCTGCAAGCAGCGGCGGAGGCAGCAGCAGTGGCTTGGTGAGCTCCTGGAGGACTCTGGGTATGCAGGTGCCCTACAATGCTCGGCCCAGGTAG
- the dot1l gene encoding histone-lysine N-methyltransferase, H3 lysine-79 specific isoform X2, which produces MGEKLELKLKSPVGAEAAGYPWPLPVYDKHHDAAHEIIETIRWVCEEIPDLKLAMENYVLIDYDTKSFESMQRLCDKYNRAIDSIHQLWKGTTQPMKLNKRPSNGLLRHILQQVYNHSVTDPEKLNNYEPFSPEVYGETSFDLVAQIIDEIEMMEEDTFVDLGSGVGQVVLQVAAATNCKHYYGVEKAEIPATYAEAMDREFKRWMKWYGKKHGEYTLERGDFLSEDWKERIANTSVIFVNNFAFGPEVDHQLKERFANMKEGGKIVSSKPFAPLNFRINSRNLSDIGTIMRVVELSPLRGSVSWTGKPVSYYLHTIDRTILENYFSSLKNPKLREEQEAVKRRQQKENKDSKSSSTTPTKPKEHKESCGEEETSGVLVPIKSSPKPRRAKLLAKGRKLGNRKRGRPKKSIMAAATERKTKKSQSALDLLHAKTVSAAPPQDAYKSPQSPYYQLPPKVQHYTPGQLLLSNMPVGLQTLLDNFKVQYMQFLTHMKTPQYHTNLQQVLEKERLRHTELSAQAQCLMNACHTHKERIRDLFQAKLEELGVKAVTVEDLVQAQKEIMAHNMQLKEQTKQLERDMAELKDQSRLLLKARCEELKLDWGSLCLETLLKEKAALRRQISEKQRHCLELQISIVELEKSQRQQELLQLKSSYSPCKDSPYRKSIPSLEPRPPTDTNTPKLAEMNGLSPELSINGTASPSYERGGGINCFNGKNDLLSHYLPISPEHEIVPPTPEPRSRPLGQPLPDYTRFSPAKIALRRHLNQDSTIGQARALGTIHRGDVGIVSSPTLKQGCASPSTAENQQPNALKSVERANKDKIPAGAGDNITSLPISIPLSTVHPSKLPVSIPLASVVLPSRAERLRNTPSPMSSREQSAGPSSNSKQPLTPNSGLVNGSHSAMCDQDCNSMSPIPHSNPMLGLQSRGSGSSPLLSTGGVLQYADRPSRLPDEGHQHHGLESDPEILDSEARRHMFFSSSSSSSSSSSSAGGSGQPHGSAKQGKHHSSHHHHHRSPGSHGSEGRKRGRRKRSSSSLVPASSSPKKRSFSGINYSSGSPLNINTMVNNINQPLEISAISSPEQAGGSPCETDLDQPPVLKRERPLEINGSNRDLSTPSSEDEETGYPADSSSLRIERKIATISRESRDGSQGRKSGASSVNSDVSSSSSKWKSTFSPISDPKPTPPDLRQSHSPFCGAMSCGPDSDSEQKPQKRADRERSEHYSNSKPFLGLDKAREAFPKQKPREWEALSGLSQNLFISAAAGGGLLCGKVGRATAVSSASSVGQYFPLSGPSVLQSIFGTQTPNPATSGPPRLVNGHSVLGSFSSAGLAGGAAGGIFHHMTPSVSSQQSAPPSSQHSHSSSQQRNLDSKAGALYLAQYGRTQTVLHAPSPPVLSLPPPPPLLNTSSSSAPLQPSPPCSERKQSVSLQTLHLLPSSSSSPSSAPVTCITTTPAASSLSRPFTLQYQPSASSGGGSSSGLVSSWRTLGMQVPYNARPR; this is translated from the exons CGGAGAGACGTCGTTCGATCTGGTGGCTCAGATCATTGACGAGATTGAGATGATGGAGGAGGACACTTTTGTGGACCTGGGCAGCG GTGTGGGGCAGGTGGTCCTGCAGGTCGCCGCCGCTACCAACTGTAAGCACTACTATGGTGTAGAGAAGGCCGAGATTCCAGCCACGTACGCAGAG GCAATGGACAGGGAATTCAAGCGCTGGATGAAGTGGTATGGGAAAAAGCATGGCGAGTATACA ctgGAGCGAGGAGACTTTCTGTCAGAAGACTGGAAGGAAAGGATAGCAAACACAAG tgttatttttgtaaataacttTGCCTTTGGTCCAGAGGTGGATCACCAGCTGAAGGAACGCTTTGCCAACATGAAGGAAG GTGGAAAAATTGTATCCTCAAAACCTTTTGCACCTCTCAATTTTAGAATCAACAGTCGAAACTTGAGCG ATATTGGCACAATAATGCGTGTTGTTGAACTTTCTCCATTGAGAGGCTCTGTGTCTTGGACAGGGAAGCCAGTTTCCTACTATCTGCATACAATAGACCGTACCATA CTTGAAAACTATTTTTCTAGTCTTAAAAATCCTAAACTCAGG GAGGAGCAGGAAGCAGTGAAACGGCGTCAACAGAAGGAGAACAAGGACAGTAAAAGCAGCAGCACCACCCCAACCAAGCCAAAGGAGCACAAG GAGTCATGTGGTGAAGAGGAAACCTCGGGAGTCCTGGTACCAATCAAGTCGTCACCTAAACCACGTCGTGCCAAGCTGCTTGCCAAGGGCCGCAAGCTGGGCAACAGGAAACGCGGGCGGCCCAAGAAGTCCATCATGGCAGCAGCCACTGAACGCAAGACCAAGAAGAGTCAGAGCGCCTTAGACCTTCTTCATGCCAAGACCGTCTCAGCAGCGCCCCCTCAGG ATGCATACAAATCGCCTCAAAGCCCCTACTACCAGCTACCTCCTAAAGTTCAACATTACACACCTGGCCAGCTGCTGCTCAGCAACATGCCTGTGGGCCTGCAGACTTTGCTGG ATAATTTCAAAGTCCAGTACATGCAGTTCTTGACCCATATGAAGACACCACAGTACCACACAAACCTGCAGCAGGTTCTGGAGAAAGAGAGG CTCAGACACACTGAACTGTCCGCTCAAGCCCAGTGTCTGATGAACGCCTGTCACACTCACAAGGAGAGGATCCGGGACCTTTTCCAGGCCAAACTAGAAGAG CTGGGAGTAAAGGCAGTGACCGTAGAGGACCTGGTGCAGGCTCAGAAAGAGATCATGGCCCATAATATgcagctgaaagaacaaacCAAGCAGTTGGAAAGAGACATGGCTGAGCTTAAAGACCAGAGCCGGCTACTG CTAAAGGCTCGCTGCGAGGAGCTGAAACTGGACTGGGGGTCGTTGTGTCTTGAGACACTATTAAAGGAAAAGGCTGCTCTGCGTAGACAGATCTCTGAGAAACAGCGCCACTGTCTAGAACTTCAG ATTAGTATTGTGGAGTTGGAGAAAAGCCAAAGACAGCAGGAGCTACTACAGCTCAAGTCCTCCTATAGCCCATGCAAAGACTCGCCATACCGCAAGAGCATTCCTAGTCTAGAGCCCCGTCCCCCAACAGACACCAACACCCCCAAACTGGCCGAAATGAACGGCCTTAGCCCCGAGTTGTCCATCAACGGCACGGCATCTCCTAGCTACGAGCGTGGAGGCGGCATCAACTGCTTCAATGGCAAGAACGATCTGCTCTCCCACTACCTGCCAATCTCCCCCGAACATGAGATTGTGCCACCCACTCCAGAGCCTCGAAGTAGGCCTCTAGGACAGCCCCTGCCTGACTACACACGCTTTTCTCCAGCTAAGATCGCACTGCGCAGGCACCTCAACCAGGACTCCACTATAGGCCAGGCCAGGGCGCTCGGCACCATCCACAG GGGCGACGTTGGCATCGTGTCATCTCCAACCTTAAAACAGGGCTGTGCCTCACCAAGCACAGCTGAAAATCAACAACCAAATGCACTCAAGAGTGTAGAgagg GCGAATAAGGATAAGATCCCAGCTGGAGCAGGTGACAACATAACCAGTCTCCCAATCAGCATCCCTCTCAGTACTGTACACCCCAGCAAACTTCCTGTCAGCATCCCACTGGCCAGCGTGGTGCTGCCCAGTCGTGCCGAGagactg AGGAATACTCCCAGTCCTATGTCTAGTAGGGAGCAGTCAGCAGGGCCAAGCAGCAACAGCAAGCAACCTCTGACACCTAACTCAG GATTGGTGAACGGCTCCCACTCTGCTATGTGTGATCAAGACTGCAACTCCATGTCTCCTATACCCCATAGCAACCCTATGCTGGGTCTTCAGTCACGTGGGTCTGGCTCCAGCCCTCTGCTGAGCACAGGCGGAGTGCTGCAATATGCAGACAGACCCTCCCGTCTTCCTGACGAGGGCCACCAGCATCATGGCCTTGAATCTGATCCCGAGATCCTAGACAGCGAGGCTCGCCGCCACatgttcttctcttcctcttcgtcttcgtcttcatcctcctcctctgccGGAGGCTCAGGCCAACCTCACGGATCAGCCAAGCAGGGAAAGCATCACAGCagtcatcaccaccaccatcgcTCACCAGGCTCTCACGGGTCGGAAGGGCGCAAGAGAGGACGCCGGAAACGCAGCTCCTCTAGCCTCGTTCCAGCAAGTAGTTCCCCTAAAAAACGATCGTTCTCCGGGATTAACTACTCCTCGGGTTCCCCACTTAACATAAACACCATG GTGAACAACATTAATCAGCCTCTGGAGATCTCAGCCATATCCTCTCCAGAGCAGGCAGGCGGCAGTCCATGTGAGACGGACCTGGACCAGCCACCAGTACTGAAGCGAGAACGCCCGCTGGAGATTAATGGCTCCAACCGTGACTTATCCACCCCTAGCTCAGAGGACGAGGAGACTGGATATCCAGCAGACAGTAGCTCCTTACG aatTGAAAGGAAAATTGCAACAATTTCTCGGGAGAGCAGAGACG GTTCACAGGGCCGTAAATCAGGGGCCAGTAGCGTGAACAGTGACGTCTCTTCTTCTTCCAGCAAGTGGAAGTCTACCTTCTCACCCATCTCCGACCCCAAGCCTACTCCTCCAGACCTCCGGCAGAGCCACTCCCCTTTCTGTGGGGCGATGTCTTGTGGCCCAGACTCCGACTCTGAGCAGAAACCGCAAAAGCGAGCAGATCGAGAACGCAGTGAGCATTACAGCAACTCTAAACCCTTTCTAGGTCTGGACAAAGCACGGGAAGCCTTTCCCAAGCAAAAGCCTCGCGAGTGGGAGGCTCTCAGTGGTCTGAGCCAGAACCTCTTCATCTCTGCTGCAGCTGGTGGAGGTCTCCTGTGTGGAAAAGTGGGTAGAGCCACTGCAGTTTCTTCTGCGTCCTCTGTGGGACAGTATTTTCCTCTGAGCGGCCCCTCCGTCTTACAGTCCATATTCGGCACGCAGACTCCTAACCCGGCCACCAGCGGACCTCCACGATTGGTTAACGGTCACTCTGTTCTGGGCAGCTTTTCTAGTGCTGGACTGGCAGGAGGCGCTGCGGGAG GGATTTTTCACCACATGACGCCTTCAGTATCCTCTCAACAGTCTGCGCCCCCCAGTTCGCAGCACAGCCACTCTTCCTCACAGCAGAGGAATCTGGACTCCAAAGCCGGGGCCTTGTACCTGGCCCAATATGGCCGCACACAGACTGTCCTGCACGCTCCCTCCCCTCCTGTGCTTTCCCTGCCTCCCCCTCCTCCCCTTCTcaacacctcctcctcctctgctccTCTCCAGCCTTCCCCTCCATGCTCGGAGAGGAAGCAATCGGTTTCCCTCCAAACCCTACATCTGctcccctcctcctcttcatccccCTCTTCTGCTCCTGTCACTTGCATCACAACCACTCCTGCTGCCTCCTCATTGTCGCGGCCCTTTACACTTCAGTACCAGCCTTCTGCAAGCAGCGGCGGAGGCAGCAGCAGTGGCTTGGTGAGCTCCTGGAGGACTCTGGGTATGCAGGTGCCCTACAATGCTCGGCCCAGGTAG